A region of Leifsonia xyli DNA encodes the following proteins:
- a CDS encoding methyltransferase type 11 encodes MDADAARSLPPFDELVTTGEEADISGWDFSWLDGRATEERPPWGYARLLAERLALAHASLDVQTGGGEVLAQAEAFPPTAVATESWPPNIEKATRLLHPRGVVVVADPDEPPLPFADRAFDLVTSRHPATIWWDELYRVLAPGGTYFAQHVGPSSAFELIEFFLGPLPEARRGRHHDDEVAAARAAGFELVGLRTARTRIEIFDIAAVVYLLRKVIWWVPRFTVDAYRERLRDLDAVIRRDGVFVAHSSRHLLELRRP; translated from the coding sequence ATGGACGCCGACGCTGCACGATCCCTGCCACCCTTCGACGAGCTCGTCACGACCGGCGAGGAGGCCGACATCTCGGGGTGGGACTTCTCGTGGCTGGACGGCCGTGCCACGGAGGAGCGGCCCCCGTGGGGGTACGCGCGCCTGCTCGCCGAGCGCCTGGCCCTCGCGCACGCCTCGCTCGACGTCCAGACCGGCGGGGGTGAGGTGCTGGCTCAGGCGGAGGCCTTTCCGCCGACCGCCGTCGCGACTGAGTCCTGGCCGCCGAACATCGAGAAGGCCACGCGGCTCCTCCATCCTCGAGGTGTCGTGGTGGTGGCCGATCCGGACGAACCACCGCTGCCGTTCGCCGATCGCGCCTTCGACCTCGTGACCAGCCGCCATCCGGCCACGATCTGGTGGGACGAGCTGTACCGTGTGCTGGCGCCGGGCGGGACCTACTTCGCGCAGCACGTCGGTCCGTCCAGCGCGTTCGAGCTCATCGAGTTCTTCCTCGGACCCCTTCCGGAGGCGCGGCGCGGTCGCCACCACGATGACGAGGTCGCTGCCGCGCGCGCTGCGGGTTTCGAGCTGGTCGGCCTGAGGACGGCACGCACCAGAATCGAGATCTTCGACATCGCCGCCGTCGTGTACCTGCTGCGCAAGGTGATCTGGTGGGTGCCCCGTTTCACAGTCGACGCCTATCGGGAACGGTTGCGCGACCTGGATGCCGTGATCCGCCGCGATGGCGTGTTCGTCGCCCATTCGAGCCGTCATCTGCTGGAGTTGCGACGGCCCTGA
- a CDS encoding alcohol dehydrogenase — protein MTDAAEPRSAADPAARTSSEAGPSGAAGRVVLIAGATSASGEAVARALVDAGARVLAVGTSQEKLDALAAAVPGVEVRACDLSDRDAVAELAMRIHLKFGDLDGLIHLVGGWRGGGGIAGQSDEDWDFFDRAFRTLRNTTRVFYDDLVASPAGRLAVVSSTAVDKPLAGGANYAAAKAAGDAWTRAVAQGFAKQAPQSAATVFVVKSLDGLEARLGEEVVALWSADAEAVNGRRIPLTPERMEQ, from the coding sequence ATGACCGACGCCGCTGAGCCGCGCTCGGCGGCGGACCCGGCGGCCCGGACCTCCTCGGAGGCCGGGCCGTCCGGCGCCGCCGGCCGCGTGGTCCTGATCGCCGGCGCCACCAGCGCGTCCGGCGAGGCCGTCGCCCGGGCGCTCGTCGACGCCGGCGCGCGCGTGCTCGCCGTGGGGACCAGCCAGGAGAAGTTGGACGCGCTGGCGGCGGCCGTGCCGGGTGTCGAGGTGCGGGCCTGCGACCTGTCCGACCGTGACGCCGTGGCCGAGCTGGCGATGCGCATCCACCTGAAATTCGGCGACCTCGACGGCCTGATCCACCTCGTCGGCGGCTGGCGCGGCGGCGGCGGGATCGCGGGCCAGTCCGACGAGGACTGGGACTTCTTCGACCGCGCCTTCCGCACCCTGCGCAACACCACACGCGTGTTCTACGACGACCTCGTCGCGTCGCCCGCCGGGCGCCTGGCGGTCGTGTCCTCGACCGCGGTCGACAAGCCGCTCGCCGGCGGCGCGAACTACGCCGCCGCGAAAGCGGCCGGGGACGCGTGGACCCGTGCGGTCGCGCAGGGCTTCGCCAAGCAGGCGCCGCAGTCCGCCGCGACCGTGTTCGTCGTGAAGTCCCTCGACGGGCTCGAGGCCCGACTGGGCGAGGAGGTCGTCGCCCTCTGGTCGGCGGACGCCGAGGCGGTCAACGGGCGCCGCATCCCGCTGACGCCTGAGAGGATGGAGCAGTGA
- a CDS encoding threonine aldolase gives MTLQLHDLTLRGFASDNYAGVHPEILDAIAAANNGHQIAYGEDVYTARLHEVFAEHFGEGVQVFPVFNGTGANVVGLQSMLPRWGAVICAKTAHINTDEAGAPEKVAGIKLLTVETPDGKLTPELIDREAWGWGDEHRAQPLVVSITQTTELGTAYTVEEIRAIADHAHERGMKLHMDGSRISNAAATLGVPLRAFTTDAGVDVLSFGGTKNGMLYGEAVVVLNPQASEGLIYLRKLNMQLASKMRFISAQLIALLTDDLYLRSAGHANAMATRLRTALEAGIADGSIQGVGFSQETQANGVFATLPTGVADRLRTHFRFYDWDAANNEVRWMCSFDTTEEDIDAFVAALKEELSAA, from the coding sequence GTGACGCTTCAACTCCACGACCTCACCCTCCGCGGCTTCGCCTCCGACAACTACGCGGGCGTGCACCCCGAGATCCTCGACGCCATCGCCGCGGCCAACAACGGCCACCAGATCGCGTACGGCGAGGACGTCTACACCGCCCGCCTGCACGAGGTCTTCGCCGAGCACTTCGGTGAAGGGGTGCAGGTCTTCCCCGTCTTCAACGGCACCGGCGCCAACGTGGTCGGCCTGCAGTCGATGCTTCCCCGCTGGGGCGCGGTCATCTGCGCCAAGACGGCGCACATCAACACCGACGAGGCGGGCGCGCCCGAGAAGGTCGCCGGCATCAAGCTGCTCACCGTCGAGACGCCGGACGGCAAGCTCACCCCCGAGCTGATCGACCGCGAGGCGTGGGGATGGGGCGACGAGCACCGCGCGCAGCCCCTCGTCGTCTCGATCACGCAGACCACGGAGCTGGGCACCGCGTACACGGTGGAGGAGATCCGCGCGATCGCCGACCACGCGCACGAGCGCGGCATGAAGCTGCACATGGACGGATCCCGCATCTCGAACGCGGCGGCCACGCTCGGCGTGCCGCTGCGGGCGTTCACCACCGACGCCGGCGTCGACGTGCTCAGCTTCGGGGGCACCAAGAACGGGATGCTCTACGGCGAGGCCGTCGTCGTGCTGAACCCGCAGGCCTCCGAGGGGCTGATCTACCTCCGCAAGCTCAACATGCAGCTCGCGTCGAAGATGCGCTTCATCTCGGCGCAGCTCATCGCGCTGCTCACCGACGACCTGTACCTGCGGTCGGCCGGCCACGCGAACGCGATGGCGACTCGGCTGCGGACCGCGCTCGAGGCGGGGATCGCCGACGGCAGCATCCAGGGCGTCGGCTTCAGCCAGGAGACGCAGGCGAACGGCGTCTTCGCGACCCTGCCGACCGGGGTCGCGGACCGGCTGCGGACGCACTTCCGGTTCTACGACTGGGATGCGGCCAACAACGAGGTGCGCTGGATGTGCTCCTTCGACACCACCGAGGAGGACATCGACGCGTTCGTCGCCGCCCTCAAAGAGGAACTGTCCGCCGCATAA
- a CDS encoding glycoside hydrolase, whose amino-acid sequence MNAAVRVTRHWGPVWDGYFADPFVLRLADGGYVAYGTHPGSEGDRVFEALVSTDLEGWESAGAVLERLPAAFGEDYWAPEVAEAGGAYWMYYSVGRGIEGHHIRVARADAPTGPFEDLGVDLTPDEVFAIDAHPFQDADGRRYLFFARDVLDHERPGTHLAVAPLDGSMTALAGSVVAALAPNADWQLYERDRGIHGRRFDWHTLEGPAVVARDDRYWLTYSGGAWTGPGYAVGVAVAPHPLGPWSHVDQPALLRSGGDLRGPGHNSLTMAPSGADIIAFHSWNAEHTARQLHLGAVAFG is encoded by the coding sequence GTGAACGCGGCTGTTCGCGTGACCCGGCACTGGGGGCCGGTCTGGGATGGCTACTTCGCCGACCCGTTCGTCCTCCGACTGGCCGACGGCGGGTACGTGGCCTACGGCACCCATCCCGGCAGCGAAGGGGACCGGGTGTTCGAGGCGCTCGTCTCGACCGACCTGGAGGGCTGGGAAAGCGCGGGGGCGGTGCTCGAGCGGCTGCCCGCCGCGTTCGGCGAGGACTACTGGGCGCCCGAGGTCGCGGAGGCCGGCGGCGCCTACTGGATGTACTACTCGGTCGGCCGGGGCATCGAGGGCCACCACATCCGGGTCGCGCGGGCCGACGCTCCGACCGGTCCGTTCGAGGACCTCGGCGTCGACCTGACGCCCGACGAGGTGTTCGCGATCGACGCGCATCCGTTCCAGGATGCGGACGGCCGTCGCTACCTCTTCTTCGCCCGCGACGTGCTCGACCACGAGCGCCCGGGCACGCACCTCGCCGTCGCCCCGCTCGACGGGAGCATGACCGCGCTCGCGGGATCCGTCGTCGCCGCGCTCGCGCCGAACGCCGATTGGCAGCTCTACGAGCGCGACCGTGGCATCCACGGTCGCCGCTTCGACTGGCACACCCTCGAGGGCCCCGCGGTCGTCGCCCGCGACGACCGCTACTGGCTCACCTACTCCGGCGGCGCGTGGACCGGCCCCGGCTACGCGGTCGGCGTCGCCGTGGCCCCGCATCCACTCGGCCCGTGGTCGCACGTCGACCAACCGGCTCTGCTGCGCAGCGGCGGCGACCTGCGCGGCCCGGGCCACAACTCGTTGACGATGGCACCGAGCGGCGCCGACATCATCGCGTTCCACTCCTGGAACGCAGAGCACACTGCGCGTCAGCTGCACCTCGGCGCGGTAGCGTTCGGCTGA
- a CDS encoding ABC transporter permease, with amino-acid sequence MRKSVLYAALIVIALIVILPLLWILLTSFKTDGDAIRNPYNALPNPFSMEAYATLASGQQPVFRWFLNSLAAAALQTVIILVTASMAAYALARLEFWGKRIVFGLIVATLLVPPVIFLIPNYLIVQNLGWLDTIWAITIPGAASAFGVFFLRQFFVGLPAEIEEAARIDGAGDFRIFLQIVIPLARPALATLAVLSFLANWNDFLWPVYVLLSPENLTLQPGLSQLQGAYSTHYAIVMAGAVIASVPVLILFFFAQKQIVESVATSGVKG; translated from the coding sequence CTGCGCAAGAGCGTGCTCTACGCGGCGCTGATCGTGATCGCTCTGATCGTGATCCTGCCGCTGCTGTGGATCCTGCTGACGTCGTTCAAGACCGACGGCGACGCCATCCGCAACCCGTACAACGCGCTGCCGAACCCGTTCTCAATGGAGGCGTACGCGACCCTCGCGAGCGGTCAGCAGCCCGTGTTCCGGTGGTTCCTGAACAGCCTCGCCGCGGCGGCGCTCCAGACGGTGATCATCCTGGTGACCGCGTCGATGGCCGCCTACGCGCTGGCCCGGCTGGAGTTCTGGGGCAAGCGGATCGTCTTCGGCCTGATCGTCGCGACGCTGCTCGTCCCGCCGGTGATCTTCCTCATCCCGAACTATCTCATCGTGCAGAACCTCGGCTGGCTCGACACCATCTGGGCGATCACCATCCCGGGAGCCGCGAGCGCGTTCGGCGTGTTCTTCCTGCGGCAGTTCTTCGTCGGCCTCCCGGCGGAGATCGAGGAGGCGGCGCGCATCGACGGTGCGGGCGACTTCCGCATCTTCCTGCAGATCGTGATCCCGCTGGCTCGGCCGGCGCTCGCCACGCTCGCGGTGCTGAGCTTCCTCGCCAACTGGAACGACTTCCTGTGGCCGGTCTACGTGCTGCTCAGCCCGGAGAATCTGACTCTGCAGCCCGGTCTCTCCCAGCTGCAGGGCGCCTACTCCACGCACTACGCCATCGTCATGGCGGGCGCCGTCATCGCATCCGTGCCCGTGCTCATCCTGTTCTTCTTCGCGCAGAAGCAGATCGTGGAGAGCGTCGCCACCAGCGGGGTCAAGGGATGA
- a CDS encoding sugar ABC transporter substrate-binding protein has translation MKKRFAARAIAVAVTAGLGLALTACGSSAGSGGAEVSSGDYTGPKVTISFWNGWTGGAAPVLVPKLVEKFNSEHKNIVVKDVPMEWADIARKMPLAVKAGKGPDVAVGHGDDIATYAAQGLVLKADSIVKSLGYKASDFPEGLLDAGKYNNAQYAVPWSVTPLGLYVNKDVLKSAGVDTIPTDKAGYLAALDKLKAAGVQGEWVDGYVFTGTFEFESLLWQYGGDLFNKDVSKATFNSDAGVKALTWMTDLIKKGYSPADVAQDGNINALIAGKTAFNWNGVWQTTNTAFDKLQWEATAVPQIGDQKAVWSSSTHWMFMNNKGQDKNKTAAAATFVKWMNDNSADWPKTGELPAKNSVRDDPKLVQDYPHLKPFLDQLPYAHYEPIAAGITTVEATITTAVNEAVTGKKDPKQALDDAAAKADTLLKQNKAKYGG, from the coding sequence ATGAAGAAGCGATTCGCGGCACGCGCGATCGCCGTGGCGGTGACGGCGGGCCTCGGGCTCGCTCTGACCGCCTGCGGAAGCAGCGCCGGATCGGGAGGCGCCGAAGTCTCCTCCGGCGATTACACCGGCCCGAAGGTCACCATCAGCTTCTGGAACGGCTGGACGGGCGGCGCCGCCCCCGTGCTGGTCCCGAAGCTGGTCGAGAAATTCAACTCCGAGCACAAGAACATCGTCGTCAAGGACGTCCCGATGGAGTGGGCCGACATCGCCCGCAAGATGCCGCTCGCGGTCAAGGCCGGCAAGGGCCCGGACGTAGCGGTCGGCCACGGCGACGACATCGCCACCTACGCAGCCCAGGGCCTGGTGCTCAAGGCGGACAGCATCGTGAAGTCGCTCGGCTACAAGGCCAGCGACTTCCCGGAGGGGCTGCTCGACGCCGGCAAGTACAACAACGCCCAGTACGCGGTGCCGTGGAGCGTCACGCCGCTCGGCCTCTACGTCAACAAGGACGTGCTGAAGTCGGCGGGCGTCGACACGATCCCGACCGACAAGGCGGGCTACCTGGCCGCGCTCGACAAGCTGAAGGCCGCGGGTGTCCAGGGCGAATGGGTGGACGGCTACGTCTTCACCGGCACCTTCGAATTCGAGAGCCTGCTGTGGCAGTACGGCGGCGACCTCTTCAACAAGGACGTCTCCAAGGCAACGTTCAACTCCGACGCGGGTGTCAAGGCGCTCACGTGGATGACCGACCTCATCAAGAAGGGCTACAGCCCGGCCGATGTCGCGCAGGACGGCAACATCAACGCCCTCATCGCCGGCAAGACCGCCTTCAACTGGAACGGCGTCTGGCAGACCACGAACACCGCTTTCGACAAGCTGCAGTGGGAGGCCACGGCCGTCCCGCAGATCGGCGACCAGAAGGCCGTGTGGTCGTCGTCCACCCACTGGATGTTCATGAACAACAAGGGCCAGGACAAGAACAAGACCGCGGCCGCCGCGACGTTCGTCAAGTGGATGAACGACAACTCCGCCGACTGGCCCAAGACCGGTGAGCTCCCCGCCAAGAACTCGGTGCGCGACGACCCGAAGCTGGTGCAGGACTACCCGCACCTCAAGCCGTTCCTCGACCAGCTGCCCTACGCGCACTACGAGCCGATCGCGGCCGGCATCACCACAGTGGAGGCCACCATCACCACCGCGGTGAACGAGGCCGTCACCGGCAAGAAGGACCCGAAGCAGGCTCTGGACGACGCCGCCGCCAAGGCGGACACCCTGCTCAAGCAGAACAAGGCGAAGTACGGTGGCTGA
- a CDS encoding LacI family transcriptional regulator, translated as MAVRLQDVAEHAGVSMKTVSNVVRNYPHVSPQMREKVQRAIDELGYRPNIMGRRLATGRTGLLALAFADVTLPYFAELARVVADEAERRGYRVLLEQTEGTIEGERAVVSAGESGLVDGMIFQPSVMNSAELAQTRTDIPVVVLGENAAPLTLDRIMIDNVEAARVATEHLIANGRRRIAFAGHETTRTTRTSKLRIAGYQQALEDAGITPDPELLIPSVSVSAGNAVRAVGAAIDGGLRFDGLVCRDDLAAIGALRALQERDFHVPEDVAITGWDNTPMTAVTYPSLTTIAPDMRGLASRAVEMLLERVSGFDGMGRHELAPFSLVTRESAPVRS; from the coding sequence ATGGCGGTCAGGCTTCAGGACGTGGCGGAGCACGCCGGCGTCTCGATGAAGACCGTCTCGAACGTCGTCCGGAACTACCCGCACGTCAGCCCGCAGATGCGCGAGAAGGTGCAGCGGGCGATCGACGAGCTCGGCTACCGGCCGAACATCATGGGACGCCGCCTGGCGACCGGCCGCACGGGCTTGCTGGCGCTGGCCTTCGCCGACGTCACCCTGCCGTACTTCGCCGAGCTCGCCCGCGTCGTCGCCGACGAGGCGGAGCGGCGCGGCTACCGCGTCCTGCTCGAGCAGACCGAGGGCACGATCGAGGGCGAGCGCGCCGTCGTCTCGGCCGGCGAGTCCGGCCTGGTGGACGGCATGATCTTCCAGCCGAGCGTCATGAACTCGGCCGAGCTCGCGCAGACGCGCACCGACATCCCGGTCGTCGTCCTGGGCGAGAACGCGGCCCCCCTCACGCTCGATCGCATCATGATCGACAACGTCGAGGCGGCCCGCGTCGCCACGGAGCACCTGATCGCGAACGGCCGCCGTCGCATCGCCTTCGCCGGCCACGAGACGACCCGCACGACGCGAACGTCCAAGCTGCGCATCGCGGGCTACCAGCAGGCCTTGGAGGACGCGGGGATCACCCCGGATCCGGAGCTGCTCATCCCGAGCGTCTCGGTGTCCGCGGGCAACGCCGTGCGCGCGGTCGGCGCCGCGATCGACGGCGGCCTGCGCTTCGACGGGCTGGTCTGCCGCGACGACCTCGCGGCGATCGGCGCCCTGCGCGCCCTGCAGGAGCGCGACTTCCACGTGCCGGAGGACGTCGCGATCACGGGATGGGACAACACCCCGATGACGGCGGTCACCTACCCGTCGCTGACCACGATCGCGCCCGACATGCGCGGCCTCGCATCCCGCGCGGTGGAGATGCTGCTGGAGCGCGTCTCCGGATTCGACGGGATGGGACGGCACGAATTGGCGCCGTTCTCGCTCGTCACCCGTGAGAGCGCGCCCGTACGGAGCTGA
- a CDS encoding glycoside hydrolase — MLTQEHPVAAATAQDGRYPRPQLVRAEWLDLSGPWTFAFDDDDRGRREHWESAGPLANVIQVPFPFESEASGVGDTGFHPVVWYQRTVLRDEVPAGERILLNLGAVDHACEVWVDGRSAGTHEGGSTPFSLDVTDLVGDADFSITVRAEDDPADVAQPRGKQDWRHHPHSIWYHRTTGIWQPVWIEAVPEVRIEQLHWVVDVPAGEVTAQLRLSRPAPAGATVRIAVALDSEPLASVEASVSGREVEIPFRIHRQSNGQAYEELLWSPAHPTLLDATVVLQAPEAAGDVVSSYFGLRSASVEGGRFLLNDRPFYVRSVLNQGYWPGSHSAAPGADALRAEAQLILDLGFNATRLHQKYEDPRFLFWADKLGLLVWGEAPAAYAFSPEAVRRSVAEWSAILDRDRSHPSIVTWVPLNESWGVQHLAHDPRMVSYAKALVHLTKTVDPTRPVISNDGWEHAESDILSIHDYDHDAARVAERYATREGILGATFTLPGRRLIVDAAQRTDAPLMLTEFGGISYTENGPEDAWGYSTATSQDDLVERLRALVGAVRAAAPLAGYCYTQLADTGQETNGLVFEDRRPKAPIEQLRAIFGA, encoded by the coding sequence ATGCTCACCCAGGAACACCCCGTCGCCGCGGCCACCGCGCAGGACGGCCGCTACCCCCGGCCGCAGCTCGTCCGGGCCGAGTGGCTCGACCTGTCCGGCCCGTGGACGTTCGCGTTCGACGACGACGACCGCGGCCGGCGCGAGCACTGGGAGTCGGCCGGCCCGTTAGCGAACGTCATCCAGGTGCCGTTCCCGTTCGAGTCGGAGGCGTCGGGTGTGGGCGACACCGGGTTCCATCCGGTGGTCTGGTACCAGCGCACCGTGCTGCGCGACGAGGTGCCCGCCGGCGAGCGCATCCTCCTGAACCTCGGTGCCGTCGACCACGCCTGCGAGGTGTGGGTCGACGGACGCTCGGCCGGCACCCACGAAGGCGGCTCGACGCCGTTCTCGCTCGATGTCACCGACCTGGTGGGCGATGCGGACTTCTCGATCACCGTGCGCGCCGAGGACGACCCGGCCGACGTCGCGCAGCCCCGAGGCAAGCAGGACTGGCGGCACCACCCCCATTCGATCTGGTATCACCGGACGACCGGCATCTGGCAGCCGGTGTGGATCGAGGCGGTGCCGGAGGTGCGCATCGAGCAGCTGCACTGGGTGGTCGACGTTCCCGCCGGCGAGGTGACTGCGCAGCTCCGGCTGAGCCGTCCGGCTCCCGCGGGGGCGACCGTGCGGATCGCGGTCGCGCTCGACTCCGAGCCGCTGGCGTCCGTCGAAGCGAGCGTCTCGGGCCGCGAGGTCGAGATCCCGTTCCGCATCCACCGTCAGAGCAACGGGCAGGCGTATGAGGAGCTCCTCTGGTCGCCCGCGCACCCGACCCTGCTCGACGCCACGGTCGTGCTGCAGGCGCCGGAGGCGGCCGGGGACGTGGTGAGTTCGTACTTCGGCCTCCGCTCGGCTTCGGTCGAGGGCGGCCGGTTCCTGCTCAACGACCGGCCCTTCTATGTGCGGTCGGTGCTGAACCAGGGCTACTGGCCGGGCTCGCACTCCGCGGCCCCCGGCGCGGACGCCCTGCGCGCCGAGGCGCAGCTCATCCTCGACCTTGGCTTCAACGCGACCCGCCTGCACCAGAAGTACGAGGACCCGCGCTTCCTGTTCTGGGCCGACAAGCTCGGGCTCCTGGTCTGGGGCGAGGCGCCGGCCGCCTACGCGTTCAGCCCGGAGGCGGTGCGGCGCAGCGTCGCCGAGTGGTCCGCCATCCTGGACCGCGACCGGTCGCATCCCTCGATCGTCACCTGGGTTCCGCTCAACGAGAGCTGGGGCGTGCAGCACCTCGCGCACGACCCGCGGATGGTGTCGTACGCGAAGGCCCTCGTCCACCTGACCAAGACGGTCGACCCGACGCGCCCGGTCATCTCGAACGACGGGTGGGAGCACGCCGAGTCCGACATCCTGTCGATCCACGACTACGACCACGACGCGGCCCGGGTCGCAGAGCGGTACGCGACGCGGGAGGGCATCCTCGGTGCGACGTTCACGCTCCCCGGCCGCCGGCTGATCGTGGATGCGGCCCAGCGCACCGACGCGCCCCTGATGCTCACCGAGTTCGGCGGCATCTCGTACACCGAGAACGGCCCGGAAGACGCCTGGGGCTACTCGACGGCGACGAGCCAGGACGATCTGGTAGAGCGACTGCGGGCGCTGGTCGGCGCGGTGCGCGCGGCGGCGCCGCTGGCCGGGTACTGCTACACCCAGCTGGCCGACACCGGGCAGGAGACAAACGGCCTGGTGTTCGAGGACCGACGCCCGAAGGCGCCGATCGAACAGCTGCGCGCGATCTTCGGCGCCTGA
- a CDS encoding GNAT family N-acetyltransferase has translation MDLPDPAALDRLADRGWPALERTPLQGWTLRASNGVTNRANSVLTAGEVDDVAAAVEEAERWYAARSLPPVFQTSPASPGALSEVLAGRGYREHSATDVLVADRAEVAHGGKAPGASATAPASADSPSAGWLDTWWSVDGRGGPAEREVTRRILTGGPALYASHGDPSAPDAVARLALVGEWGGLYAVATRPEARRRGLARDLARALAHAASEHGVASLWLQVVAENAAAHALYASLGFRRASGYSYWSRP, from the coding sequence GTGGACCTTCCCGACCCCGCCGCCCTCGACCGCCTCGCCGACCGGGGCTGGCCCGCCCTCGAGCGCACGCCCCTGCAAGGGTGGACGCTGCGCGCGTCCAACGGCGTCACGAACCGCGCCAACTCCGTGCTCACCGCGGGTGAGGTGGACGATGTGGCCGCTGCCGTCGAGGAGGCCGAGCGCTGGTACGCGGCCCGCTCGCTACCGCCGGTGTTCCAGACGAGCCCCGCATCGCCGGGCGCGCTGAGCGAGGTGCTCGCCGGCCGCGGCTACCGCGAGCACTCGGCCACCGACGTCCTGGTGGCCGACCGCGCGGAGGTCGCGCACGGCGGGAAGGCCCCGGGAGCCTCGGCGACCGCGCCTGCGTCGGCCGACAGCCCGAGCGCGGGGTGGCTCGACACCTGGTGGTCGGTGGATGGACGCGGCGGCCCGGCCGAGCGCGAGGTCACCCGGCGCATCCTGACCGGCGGACCGGCGCTGTACGCGTCGCACGGCGATCCCTCCGCACCGGACGCCGTCGCCCGCCTCGCCCTCGTGGGGGAGTGGGGCGGCCTGTACGCCGTTGCGACGCGTCCGGAGGCGCGGCGACGCGGTCTCGCCCGCGACCTCGCGCGGGCGCTGGCCCACGCGGCTTCGGAGCACGGCGTCGCCTCGCTCTGGCTGCAGGTCGTCGCCGAGAACGCCGCAGCCCACGCGCTGTACGCGTCGCTCGGTTTCCGCCGGGCGTCGGGCTACTCGTATTGGTCCCGGCCGTAG
- a CDS encoding UTP--glucose-1-phosphate uridylyltransferase, whose protein sequence is MTSYVTKAVIPAAGLGTRFLPATKAMPKEMLPVVDKPAIQYVVEEAVTSGLHDVLLVTGRNKNALENHFDRNAELEDALAKKGDQDKLLKVSYSTSLADMHYVRQGDPKGLGHAVLRAKMHIGHEPFAVLLGDDIIDARDPLLSRMLEVQHALNTTVVALMEVPPESIHLYGAAAVVETDDDDVVRITGLVEKPSRENAPSNYAVIGRYVLRPEIFDILEKTEPGKGGEIQLTDALQGLATAPAWTGGVHGVIFRGRRYDTGDRLDYLKAIVQMAVAREDLGPDLLPWLKEFATTAGPAETAPIPTFPALTPAASAGSPASAPKPVVVKPAAAKPKPKPAEPELELAAASGA, encoded by the coding sequence ATGACCAGCTACGTGACCAAAGCCGTGATCCCCGCGGCGGGACTCGGCACCCGCTTCCTGCCCGCCACCAAGGCGATGCCGAAGGAGATGCTCCCGGTCGTCGACAAGCCCGCCATCCAGTACGTGGTCGAGGAGGCCGTGACCTCCGGCCTCCACGACGTGCTGCTGGTCACCGGCCGCAACAAGAACGCGCTCGAGAACCACTTCGACCGCAACGCCGAGCTGGAGGACGCGCTGGCCAAGAAGGGCGACCAGGACAAGCTCCTCAAGGTCAGCTACTCCACCTCGCTCGCCGACATGCACTACGTACGTCAGGGCGACCCGAAGGGGCTGGGCCACGCGGTCCTGCGGGCCAAGATGCACATCGGGCACGAGCCGTTCGCGGTGCTGCTCGGAGACGACATCATCGACGCCCGCGACCCGCTGCTGTCCCGGATGCTGGAGGTGCAGCACGCGCTGAACACCACCGTCGTCGCCCTGATGGAGGTGCCGCCGGAGTCCATCCACCTCTACGGCGCCGCCGCGGTGGTCGAGACGGACGACGACGACGTTGTGCGCATCACCGGCCTGGTCGAGAAGCCCAGCCGCGAGAACGCGCCGTCGAACTACGCCGTGATCGGCCGGTACGTGCTGCGCCCGGAGATCTTCGACATCCTGGAGAAGACCGAGCCGGGCAAGGGTGGCGAGATACAGCTGACGGATGCGCTGCAGGGCCTCGCGACCGCGCCGGCGTGGACCGGCGGCGTGCACGGCGTCATCTTCCGGGGACGCCGCTACGACACCGGCGACCGGCTCGACTACCTCAAGGCGATCGTGCAGATGGCGGTCGCCCGCGAGGACCTCGGCCCTGATCTCCTGCCGTGGCTCAAGGAGTTCGCGACGACCGCAGGACCGGCCGAGACCGCACCGATCCCGACCTTCCCCGCGCTCACCCCCGCGGCGTCCGCCGGGAGCCCGGCGTCCGCTCCCAAGCCGGTCGTGGTGAAGCCGGCTGCCGCGAAGCCGAAGCCGAAGCCGGCCGAGCCCGAACTCGAGCTCGCGGCCGCCTCCGGCGCCTGA